ACGCCGGGCTGGCTGCGCGAAAGGCTCGGGCTGGGGCCGAAATTCGGCCTGCGGCCCTGGCAGGCAGCGCTGGTGCGGCGCATCTGCGCCACGGCGGACCGGGTGCCGCTGCATTCCAGCGCCCCGGTGCAATCCTGCCTGCGTCTCGGCCTGCCGGCCGACTACCTGTTCCGCCAGCCTCCCGCCCAGGGCGAAAACCCAGTCAGGCGGACGGCTTCCGACCCATAGCAGTCATTGCTGGCCCCGGCGCCTCAGCGCATCGGCATGGGTTATCAGCCTGCTGCATGTTGCGGCTCGCGGGGGCCGGGCCATTCCGCGCGCGGTTCCTCGCACACCAGCGTCATGCCGATACCTTCAGTGGCCCGAACAGGAAGGGACGTCACGTCGAACCCGTCGAGGCAGAAGATGTTGACGCCGAAATGGTCTGGGGCTGCGCGCTTGCGGTGAAACACATAGATGCCGCAGCGCTGGCAGAAGTAGTGCTTCGCACGCCTGCTGTTCCATTCATAGAGGGTGAGCAGGTGCTCACCCTGGTCGATGCGCAAGGCAGCTTCCGGTACCTTCGCCATCAGGGCATTGCGCTTGACGCAGAGCGAGCAGTCGCAGGTCGTCAGCTCGACCGGATCATGTGCCACGCTGAACCTGATGCCGCCGCAGTGGCAGGAGCC
This genomic window from Roseomonas marmotae contains:
- a CDS encoding GFA family protein; amino-acid sequence: MVSTHSGSCHCGGIRFSVAHDPVELTTCDCSLCVKRNALMAKVPEAALRIDQGEHLLTLYEWNSRRAKHYFCQRCGIYVFHRKRAAPDHFGVNIFCLDGFDVTSLPVRATEGIGMTLVCEEPRAEWPGPREPQHAAG